A genomic stretch from Camelus ferus isolate YT-003-E chromosome 29, BCGSAC_Cfer_1.0, whole genome shotgun sequence includes:
- the PLAU gene encoding urokinase-type plasminogen activator: protein MRVLPAFLLLCALVVRDCKGSHELHQVSGASNCGCLNGGKCVSYKYFSNIQRCSCPKKFQGEHCEIDTSKTCYEGNGHSYRGKAHTDIMGRPCLAWNSVTVLLKTYHAHRTDALQLGLGKHNYCRNPDNRRRPWCYVQVGLKQLVQECMVHDCSFGKSPFSPPEKGDFQCGQKALRPRFKIVGGEFTTIENQPWFAAIYRRHRSGSVTYVCGGSLISPCWVVSATHCFINHQEKEDYIVYLGRSNLNSITPGEMKFEVEKLILHEDYSEDTLAHHNDIALLKIRSNTGQCAQPSRSIQTICLPPERGDARFGTSCEITGFGKESSSDYRYPEQLKMTVVKLVSHQECQQPHYYGSEVTTKMLCAADPQWKTDSCQGDSGGPMVCSIQGRLTLTGIVSWGRDCAMKDKPGVYTRVSSFLPWIHTHTGGETGLAL, encoded by the exons ATGAGAGTCCTGCCGGCGTTCCTGCTCCTCTGTGCCTTGGTCGTGAGGGACTGCAAA GGCAGCCATGAACTTCATCAAGTGTCTGGTGCAT CGAACTGTGGCTGTCTGAATGGAGGAAAATGTGTGTCCTACAAGTACTTCTCCAACATTCAGCGATGCAGTTGCCCAAAGAAATTCCAAGGGGAACACTGTGAGATAG ATACATCGAAAACGTGCTATGAGGGGAATGGTCACTCTTACCGAGGGAAGGCCCACACTGATATCATGGGCCGGCCCTGTCTCGCCTGGAACTCTGTCACCGTCCTTCTGAAAACGTACCATGCCCACAGAACTGATGccctgcagctgggcctggggaaACACAATTATTGCAG GAACCCAGACAACCGGAGAAGGCCCTGGTGCTATGTGCAGGTTGGCCTAAAGCAGCTTGTCCAGGAGTGCATGGTGCATGACTGCTCTTTTG gaaaaagtcccttctctcctccagaaAAAGGAGACTTTCAGTGTGGCCAGAAGGCTCTGAGGCCCCGCTTTAAGATTGTTGGGGGCGAATTCACCACCATCGAGAACCAGCCTTGGTTTGCAGCCATCTACAGGAGGCACCGCAGCGGCTCTGTCACCTACGTGTGCGGTGGCAGCCTCATCAGCCCCTGCTGGGTGGTCAGCGCCACCCACTGCTTCAT TAATCACCAGGAGAAGGAGGACTACATAGTCTACCTGGGTCGGTCAAACCTCAACTCCATTACGCCTGGGGAGATGAAGTTTGAGGTGGAAAAGCTCATCCTGCATGAGGACTACAGCGAAGATACCCTTGCTCACCATAATGATATTG ccttgctGAAGATCCGTTCCAACACGGGCCAGTGTGCGCAGCCATCCCGGTCCATACAGACCATCTGCCTGCCGCCAGAGAGGGGTGATGCCCGTTTTGGCACAAGCTGTGAGATCACTGGCTTTGGAAAAGAGAGTTCCT CTGACTATCGCTATCCAGAGCAGCTGAAAATGACTGTTGTGAAGCTGGTCTCCCACCAGGAGTGTCAGCAGCCCCACTACTACGGCTCTGAAGTCACCACCAAAATGCTGTGTGCCGCTGACCCACAGTGGAAAACTGATTCCTGCCAG GGAGACTCGGGGGGCCCAATGGTCTGCTCCATCCAAGGCCGCCTGACTCTGACGGGGATTGTGAGCTGGGGCCGAGATTGTGCCATGAAGGACAAGCCTGGCGTCTACACCAGGGTCTCAAGCTTCCTGCCCTGGATCCACACTCATACCGGGGGAGAGACTGGCCTAGCCCTCTGA